In Motacilla alba alba isolate MOTALB_02 chromosome 21, Motacilla_alba_V1.0_pri, whole genome shotgun sequence, the following are encoded in one genomic region:
- the KIAA2013 gene encoding uncharacterized protein KIAA2013 homolog translates to MWLQQRLKGLPGLLSSSWARRLLLLLVLLLVAYWYLGAARARGGGRGAEPWGPAALCLQAASGAWREQTQRGDALPLPEEPAGASGAPGLAVAGNGFLLLDVSAGRLWVRPAGPAAGPALATEYPALVRLRALGGRGEARAALAALRDGAVRRLRCVQTGPGAGAGDCVTVREEVVAHRSRPHLYLQRIRIANPTVRVAAFEVSAPAAAPPLGGRFTTSLEKVEERQFLLSSGRLLLAGSPKVVLVVVAAKKLVSRVQVAPESHFDETVLSVVYTSEPIEVSKLEETFSKLREAAKKEMLEVMQMGVEDLFQEHQQTWSDLFISGIEMRKITDAHTPSSETVNMTLYYVLSTVPAPLLDPLLAGEDREKIEASLNYADHCFSGHATMHAENLWPPRLTSVTQILQLSDLWKLTLQKRGCKGLVTAGVHGLMQGMVLSFGGLQFTENHLQFQADPDVLHNSYSLRGIHYNKDLISLAVLLDAEGKPFLHVSVKFQDKPVRLYACEAGCMNEPVELTSEARGHTFPVMVTQPITPLLYISTDLVHLQDLRHTLHLKAILAHEEHMAKQYPGLPFLFWFSVASLITLFHLFLFKLIYNEYCGPGAKPLFRSKVAVPDSAR, encoded by the exons atGTGGCTGCAGCAGCGGCTGAaggggctgccggggctgctGTCCAGCAGCTGGGCGCGgcgcctgctgctgctgctggtgctgttgCTCGTCGCCTACTGGTACCTGGGCGCggcgcgggcgcggggcggggggcgcggggccgaGCCCTGGGGACCCGCCGCCCTGTGCCTTCAGGCGGCCTCGGGCGCCTGGCGGGAGCAGACCCAGCGCGGCGATGCGCTGCCGCTGCCTGAGGAGCCGGCCGGGGCCAGCGGGGCCCCGGGGCTGGCGGTGGCGGGCAACgggttcctgctgctggacGTGTCCGCCGGGCGGCTGTGGGTGCGGCCCGCGGGGCCCGCCGCGGGCCCGGCTCTCGCCACCGAGTATCCGGCGCTGGTGCGGCTGAGGGCGCTGGGCGGGCGCGGCGAGGCGCGGGCGGCGCTGGCGGCGCTGCGGGACGGGGCCGTGCGGAGGCTGCGCTGCGTGCAGAccgggcccggggccggcgCCGGGGACTGCGTGACGGTGCGGGAGGAGGTGGTGGCCCACCGGAGCCGCCCGCACCTCTACCTGCAGCGCATCCGCATCGCCAACCCCACCGTGCGGGTGGCCGCCTTCGAGGTTTCggctcccgccgccgcgcccccgctGGGCGGGCGCTTCACCACCAGCCTGGAGAAGGTGGAGGAGCGGCAGTTCCTGCTCTCCTCCGGCCGCCTGCTGCTGGCCGGCAGCCCCAaggtggtgctggtggtggtaGCCGCCAAGAAACTCGTGAGCCGGGTGCAGGTCGCGCCCGAGTCGCACTTTGACGAGACTGTGCTGTCCGTGGTGTACACCTCGGAGCCCATCGAGGTGTCCAAGCTGGAGGAGACCTTCAGCAAGCTGAGGGAGGCAGCCAAGAAAGAGATGCTGGAGGTGATGCAGATGGGGGTGGAAGATCTTTTCCAGGAGCACCAGCAGACCTGGTCTGACTTGTTCATTTCAG gGATTGAAATGAGAAAGATCACAGATGCACATACCCCATCCAGTGAGACTGTCAACATGACCCTGTACTACGTGCTGTCCACTGTGCCAGCCCCGCTGCTGGACCCGCTCCTTGCTGGTGAGGACAGGGAGAAGATTGAGGCCAGCCTGAACTATGCCGACCACTGCTTCAGCGGCCACGCCACCATGCACGCCGAGAACCTGTGGCCACCCAGGCTGACCAGTGTCACCCAgatcctgcagctctctgaccTGTGGAAGCTGACTCTCCAGAAACGGGGATGCAAGGGTCTCGTGACAGCTGGAGTGCACGGACTCATGCAGGGAATGGTGCTTAGTTTTGGGGGTCTGCAGTTCACAGAAAACCATCTTCAGTTTCAGGCCGACCCTGACGTACTTCACAACAGCTATTCCTTACGTGGCATCCATTACAATAAGGACTTGATCAGTTTAGCTGTTCTCCTGGATGCTGAAGGAAAGCCCTTCCTGCACGTGTCCGTGAAGTTCCAGGACAAGCCTGTCAGACTGTATGCGTGTGAGGCAGGCTGTATGAACGAGCCTGTGGAGCTCACCTCAGAGGCACGAGGCCACACCTTCCCCGTCATGGTGACCCAGCCCATCACACCACTGCTTTATATATCAACAGACTTGGTCCACTTGCAGGACCTAAGACACACACTCCACCTAAAAGCGATTCTGGCTCACGAGGAACACATGGCCAAGCAATACCCAGGCTTACCCTTCCTGTTCTGGTTCAGTGTGGCCTCCTTAATtactttgtttcatttgtttctgttcAAACTCATCTACAACGAGTATTGTGGGCCGGGAGCCAAGCCCCTCTTCAGGAGTAAG GTGGCTGTCCCCGACTCTGCCCGCTGA
- the LOC119710559 gene encoding chymotrypsin-like elastase family member 2A has product MLGVLFAVLTVASAAFGCGVPAYPPLVSRVVGGENARPYSWPWQASLQYSSNGKWYHTCGGTLIATNWVLTAAHCISSSLTYRVLLGKYNLAAEEKGSIALPPEKIVVHKNWNPQDVANGYDIAMIKLSEHVTLSDQIQLACLPPAQSILASNTACYVTGWGRLQTNGPLPDDLQQGLLLVVDYETCSKPSWWGKIVKPTMVCAGGDGIISSCNGDSGGPLNCQGADGRWEVHGIVSFGSSLGCNFYHKPSVFTRVSAYNSWIEQVMATN; this is encoded by the exons ATGCTTGGAGTCCTCTTTGCTGTGTTAACTGTGGCATCTGCAG CCTTTGGCTGCGGGGTTCCTGCCTACCCACCTCTTGTGTCCAGAGTTGTTGGAGGGGAAAATGCAAGGCCCTacagctggccctggcag GCCTCCCTTCAATACAGTTCCAATGGCAAGTGGTATCACACCTGTGGGGGAACCCTCATTGCCACCAACTGGGTACTGACAGCTGCCCACTGCATCAG TTCTTCTTTGACATATCGAGTGCTTCTTGGAAAATACAACCTTGCAGCTGAGGAGAAAGGATCAATTGCACTTCCTCCAGAAAAGATCGTTGTTCACAAGAACTGGAATCCACAGGATGTTGCAAATGG GTACGACATTGCTATGATCAAACTCTCTGAGCACGTCACCTTGAGTGACCAGATCCAGCTGGCCTGCCTGCCCCCTGCCCAGAGCATCCTGGCCTCCAACACTGCCTGCTATGTGACTGGCTGGGGAAGACTGCAGA CGAATGGACCCCTTCCTGATGACCTGCAGCAAGGCCTTCTGCTGGTGGTGGATTATGAAACCTGCTCCAAACCTTCCTGGTGGGGAAAGATAGTGAAACCCACCATGGTTTGTGCTGGTGGGGATGGAATCATCTCCAGCTGCAAT GGCGACTCTGGGGGCCCACTGAACTGCCAAGGGGCTGATGGCCGCTGGGAAGTGCACGGCATCGTCAGCTTTGGCTCCTCTCTCGGCTGCAACTTCTACCACAAACCCTCTGTGTTCACCCGGGTCTCTGCCTACAACAGCTGGATCGAGCag GTTATGGCAACCAACTAA